The DNA window ACCAATGCGGCTGCGCACTGCCTCAGGCAGTTTGCCTGCGTCGAAGCCGCAGATTTCGACGCGCCCCGTTTGCGGCTTGACCAGTGTGGACAGTACGCGGAGGAGCGTCGACTTGCCGGAGCCGTTGGGGCCGAGCAGGCCGACGATCTCGCGGCGATTTAAGTGCATCGTGAATTGGTCGAGGGCTGTCTTGTCCCCGTAGCGATGCGTCAAGCCTTCTACAGCAAGCAGCATAGGGTTATTTCGGAGAAAAAATCAGCACGGCGTAGAGCACCGGCAGATACACGACCGAGGCCAACAGGACGCCCCGTGCCCGTTCTCGGCTGCGATCCTGGTACAGCTTCCAGGCGGTATACAGCAGCAGTGCGCCCATGAGCAAGGCGAACGCGAGATAGATCTTACCGCTCATGGCCAGCATCACCGGCAAGAGGCTGGTTGGAACCATCAGAATCGAAGTCCAGAGGATGCGATTGGCGGTGGAGTTGCCATCGGGCTCAACGACAGGGAGCATGCGGATGCCCGCTTTGCCATATTCTTCGCGATACATCCAGGCGATCGCGTAAAAGTGCGGGAACTGCCAAACAAAAAGGATTGCGTAAAGGGCCCAGGCGTCCCAGGTGAGCTCTCCCGAGGCGGCTGCGTAGCCGATGAGCGGGGGCATGGCGCCCGGGATGGCGCCGATCGTGGTGGAGTGCGGCGAGCGCCGTTTGAGCGGCGTATAGACAAAGAGATAGGTGACCAGGGTAAAGAGACCGAGGCAGGCGGTGAGCGGGTTGCAGCCGAACCAGAGGTCGAGGAAACCCGCAGTGGCCAGGGTGATGCCAAAGACGAGCGCATTGCGCGCAGGGAGTTTTCCGGAGGGGAGCGGCCGCGTGGCGGTGCGCGCCATGAAGCGGTCGCTATCGCGCTCCCACCATTGGTTCAGTGCCGCGGTACCGCTGGCAATCAACGCTGTGCCCAGCACGAGGTGCAACAGCACCCAGTGCAGGGTGCCGGGATTCAGGTGCGGCAGACCAAAGTAAAACCCCACCGCCGTGCTCATGAGGATGAGCCAGGTGATGCGTGGTTTTGTTAACGCCAGGTATTCACGAAACAGTTTCGTGTTCCTCCTGTTTGCGAGCTGTCCGTCGCGTAATTTCGCACAAGACCAGTGTGACGCCAAAGGTCAGCATTGCGGTAGCAGAGTGCAAATGGGTAAAAATTTGAGTATTCGGCAAGATATTATTGCTGCTTCCGTCAGAAAAGCGAATCACATAGGCGGCGATACCAAGCAGCACTTGAGCAGAGACGACATAGAGCAGAGCCAGTGCGGCCGTGCGGGCGGAGTGGCCCTTGGGGGCCGGTGCGAGCACGCCTGTCGCAAAGTAGAGGAGGAAGGCTCCCACCAGCATTGCACCCAGTACGTGTGAGATGGCGCCCATATACTTGTAGCGCAGTGCGATGCCCATTCCCAGTTGCAGGATGACCAGCCAGGGGGCAATCTTTGCGATGGACTGCAACGAGGGACTCCCAAAGTCTGGAAATTCACTGCTGTTTTCGAGGATGCCGCTGGAGCGTAGCGCCCAGACACTGGCCGCACCGAAGAGGAGTTGCGCAATCGAATCTGTGATCGCGGATTGCATTGTGAATAGAAGAATCAGACTCAGCGCGCCAACTAAACCTGCACCCATCACCAGCTTGCTATGGATTCGACTCTTCATTCACCCTGTTACACTTTCATTCTAGCCGACCGCCTCGATTTCAACCTCTGATGCCGTCCCATCGCGCCCTCCAATCCGGTGATTTATTTGGTCACTACCGCTTGGAACAACCCCTTGGCGGCGGGGGGATGGGTGTGGTCTGGAGAGCGACGGACACGCGTTTGGGCCGTCAGGTGGCGCTGAAGTTTCTGCCGGACGATTTTCAGGAGGGCGGGGAAGACATTGAGCGCTTCCGGCGCGAAGCCCGTACGGCGAGTTCGCTCAATCATCCGAATATTTGCGTTGTGCACGATATTGGAGAAGATCAGGGCCGTCCCTTCCTGGTCATGGAGTTGCTTGATGGCAAGACGCTCCGCCAGCTTCTCCAGGAACGCCCGCTCAAGGTTGGGGAGATCCTCGACATCGGGATTCAGGTTGCCGATGCACTGGATGCGGCGCATTCGAAATCGATCATCCATCGCGATATCAAGCCTGCGAATCTGCTGCTCTTAGAAAAATCGGGTCTGGGGCTCCAAGCGAAGCTGTTGGATTTTGGGCTGGCCAAGCAGGAGTTGTTGAATTGGGACTCTGCGACGATGGCTGCTTTCCGTACCGATAGCGGCGTTGCGATCGGTACGGCGGCCTACATGAGCCCGGAGCAGGCGCTCGGACAGAACATTGATGCGAGGAGCGATCTGTTTAGTTTCGGGATGGTTCTCTATGAGATGGCCACTCGAACCCTGCCCTTTCGGGGCGCTACCAGTGCGGCGCTCTTCGATGCCATTCTCAACAAGGCTCCGGCCAGCTTGCTCGCTGCGAATCCTGAAGCTCCCGCAGAACTCGAACGCATCATTCTGAAGCTGCTGGAGAAGGATGCCGCGCTTCGTTATCAGAGTGCCGCGGAGCTTCGATCTGATCTCTCGCGGCTCAAGCGCGATCTGAGTTCCTCTGCATCCGGCCGTAGCACGACGAGTGGCCGCAGATCCGAGGCTGCGCAATCGAAGTTGCCGCTTTGGTCGCGCGCTCCTGCGCAGGCAGCCTTTGTCGGATTTGTGGCCGTGTTGGTTCTTTTTGCCGGATGGATTGCGATTCGCAGCCGACGTGGCCCTTCTGTGATGCAGTTTGAGACCGCGAGTTTCCGTGCGATTACGGATACGAAAAGTGCCGAGTTTTTTCCGCAGATCGGTCCGGATGACCGGATGCTGGTCTATGCCAGCAACGCCCGTGGCAATTGGGATCTCTATCTGACCGATACGGAGGCGAAGCAGACTCAACTTCTTACGGAAGCGAGTCATGAGGACAATACGGAACCGGCACTCTCTCCCGATGGGACCACCATTGCCTTTCGCAGCGAGCGCGAGGGTGGTGGTCTTTTCCTTTACGACCTGCGCTCGAAGCAGACGCGCAAGCTCAGCCCGATGGGGCACAATCCGTCCTGGAGCCCGGATGGCGCTGAAATTGTTTGCGCCACAGAAGGCATCATCCGGCCGGAAGACCGCTATGCGGCGGCCAGTGAGCTCTGGGCCATTCGAGTGGACAATGGCGCGCGGCGGCTGATCTACAAAGGGGATGCGGTGCAGCCGAGTTGGAGTCCGAGCGGGGATCGTATTGCTTTCTGGGCGTCGCGGGCCGGACAGCGCGATCTCTTTACCGTGCGCGCTCGGCCGCGCAACGGCATTACTCCTGAACCTCTTGCGATCTCGAATGACACCGCCGTGGATTGGAATCCGATCTGGAGTCCTGATGGCAGTTTTCTGTACTTTGTCAGCGACCGGGATGGCCACATGGGCCTCTGGCGCATTCGCGTCGATCAGAAGAGCGGGGAGGTGCAGGGAGTTGCGGAGTCCGTGCGTCTGCCTGTCGATGATGTCGCCCATGTCAGCTTCAGCCGGGATGGCCGGCGCATTGCATTTGTTGCCTATCAGCTGCTCGCGAATCTCTATCGCGTGCGCTTTGATCCCGCATCGAAGCTGTTGCAGTCGACTCCTGAACCCCTGACCAACGGAAAAGTTCCTTATGTGCGCCCCGACTTGAGTCCGGATGGCAAGACGCTGGCATTCAATAGCCAAAGCAATCGCGATGATCTCTATGTCGTTTCGACCGATGGCTCTGGCCTTCGCCAGCTTACCGATGATCAGTATAAGAATCGAGGTCCGCGTTGGAGTCCGGATGGGAAGAAGCTCGCGTTTTTCTCCAATCGCGGCGGAGCTTGGGAGATCTGGACTTATGCGATGGAGGGTGGAGTACTCCAGCAGTTGACACGGGGC is part of the Bryobacter aggregatus MPL3 genome and encodes:
- the cyoE gene encoding heme o synthase, which translates into the protein MFREYLALTKPRITWLILMSTAVGFYFGLPHLNPGTLHWVLLHLVLGTALIASGTAALNQWWERDSDRFMARTATRPLPSGKLPARNALVFGITLATAGFLDLWFGCNPLTACLGLFTLVTYLFVYTPLKRRSPHSTTIGAIPGAMPPLIGYAAASGELTWDAWALYAILFVWQFPHFYAIAWMYREEYGKAGIRMLPVVEPDGNSTANRILWTSILMVPTSLLPVMLAMSGKIYLAFALLMGALLLYTAWKLYQDRSRERARGVLLASVVYLPVLYAVLIFSPK
- a CDS encoding protein kinase domain-containing protein — encoded protein: MEQPLGGGGMGVVWRATDTRLGRQVALKFLPDDFQEGGEDIERFRREARTASSLNHPNICVVHDIGEDQGRPFLVMELLDGKTLRQLLQERPLKVGEILDIGIQVADALDAAHSKSIIHRDIKPANLLLLEKSGLGLQAKLLDFGLAKQELLNWDSATMAAFRTDSGVAIGTAAYMSPEQALGQNIDARSDLFSFGMVLYEMATRTLPFRGATSAALFDAILNKAPASLLAANPEAPAELERIILKLLEKDAALRYQSAAELRSDLSRLKRDLSSSASGRSTTSGRRSEAAQSKLPLWSRAPAQAAFVGFVAVLVLFAGWIAIRSRRGPSVMQFETASFRAITDTKSAEFFPQIGPDDRMLVYASNARGNWDLYLTDTEAKQTQLLTEASHEDNTEPALSPDGTTIAFRSEREGGGLFLYDLRSKQTRKLSPMGHNPSWSPDGAEIVCATEGIIRPEDRYAAASELWAIRVDNGARRLIYKGDAVQPSWSPSGDRIAFWASRAGQRDLFTVRARPRNGITPEPLAISNDTAVDWNPIWSPDGSFLYFVSDRDGHMGLWRIRVDQKSGEVQGVAESVRLPVDDVAHVSFSRDGRRIAFVAYQLLANLYRVRFDPASKLLQSTPEPLTNGKVPYVRPDLSPDGKTLAFNSQSNRDDLYVVSTDGSGLRQLTDDQYKNRGPRWSPDGKKLAFFSNRGGAWEIWTYAMEGGVLQQLTRGATGTTAWPVWSPDGKKLAYTIFGFSSFLMDTDRRWNDQSPQALPPMENSEELFSAWHWSPDGTQIAGFTQTADGSMSGIVTYHLKEQKFTKWSDVGQDPHWLSDSRRLFFVHDGKLWLLDTKDGVRQIVVQSKDWQVERRGIASSPDNRWIYFSGSRADSEVWLGSID